From a single Triplophysa rosa linkage group LG17, Trosa_1v2, whole genome shotgun sequence genomic region:
- the LOC130568565 gene encoding coiled-coil domain-containing protein 74A isoform X1, producing the protein MSTSNLPPLRNLPSWSRVRDLDRVRYPRLLSSDCVVRCPSVNIKSPKAAARPCVDEDGRRVTSLQKDILFLQQQHKDTLERLHAEIEHLKRVNKELQYQLVMEHQHSPKDSIRSNSDSSKSSSKEKNSQCRSISSEEEREEAAGSAVTSLLPLRITCSPSQHPRTPTLSECEVIIRQLHHANISQYQELVQVKNILRDGVLNKKKSSAEAVSLACCLCDNTRTDAYQHFPKLPLKPLPKKQHRSQSNRGETLEKFLPAIKRNFSSTMSERQRKAQDVHKMRFRRTVNS; encoded by the exons ATGTCCACCAGCAATCTGCCGCCCTTGAGAAACTTACCCAGCTGGTCCAGGGTCAGAGATCTGGACAGGGTGAGATACCCCAGACTTCTGTCTAGCGACTGTGTGGTCAGATGTCCATCTGTGAACATCAAGAGTCCAAAAGCAGCTGCTCGGCCCTGTGTGGATGAAGATGGGAGACGCGTCACATCTCTGCAGAAAGACATTCTGTTCCTTCAACAACAACATAAAGACACGCTGGAGAGACTGCATGCTGAAATCGAACATCTGAAGCGTGTTAATAAAG aattaCAATATCAGTTGGTTATGGAGCATCAGCATTCTCCAAAAG ATTCTATCCGGTCCAACAGTGACTCCTCCAAATCCAGCAGCAAGGAGAAGAATTCTCAGTGTCGATCCATTAG CTCTGAGGAGGAGCGCGAGGAGGCCGCGGGGTCTGCCGTCACATCTCTGCTTCCTCTGAGGATCACCTGCAGTCCGTCTCAGCATCCTCGCACCCCGACCCTGAGCGAGTGTGAGGTCATCATCCGTCAGCTTCATCACGCCAACATCTCACAGTATCAGGAG CTTGTGCAGGTCAAGAATATTCTCAGAGACGGTGTGTTGAACAAAAAGAAATCGTCCGCTGAAGCTGTTTCTCTCGCATGCTGTCTCTGTGACAACACCAG GACTGATGCTTATCAACATTTTCCAAAGCTACCTCTCAAACCACTGCCGAAAAAACA ACATCGCAGCCAGAGCAACAGAGGAGAAACTTTGGAGAAATTTCTGCCAGCCATCAAACGCAACTTCAGCAGCACCATGTCAGAACGGCAAAGAAAAGCTCAAGACGTGCACAAGATGCGTTTTAGAAGAACTGTGAACTCCTAA
- the cldn5a gene encoding claudin 5a, which produces MASAALEILGLSLCVFGTLLEMTACGLPTWKVTAFIEANIVVAQTIWDGLWMSCAVQSTGQMQCKMHDSMLALNHDLQAARALTVISSVMCVIGLMVVIAGAQCTNCIKTDSVKARVVNVGGAIYIISAIFMLVPLCWMANNIISDFYNPQVPASQKREIGAALYIGWAATAMLLIGGSVLCCSCPASGNSGYSVKYAPSKRATPNGDYDKRNYV; this is translated from the coding sequence ATGGCCTCCGCGGCACTGGAGATCCTTGGTCTGTCCCTGTGCGTTTTCGGCACGCTTTTGGAAATGACCGCTTGCGGGCTGCCCACCTGGAAGGTGACCGCCTTCATCGAGGCCAACATCGTGGTGGCCCAGACCATCTGGGACGGCCTGTGGATGTCGTGCGCCGTGCAGAGCACCGGCCAGATGCAGTGCAAGATGCACGACTCGATGCTCGCTCTCAACCACGACCTCCAGGCCGCCCGCGCGCTCACGGTCATCTCGTCCGTGATGTGCGTAATCGGGCTGATGGTGGTGATCGCCGGAGCGCAATGTACCAACTGCATCAAGACGGATAGCGTGAAGGCGCGCGTGGTGAACGTCGGAGGGGCGATCTACATCATCAGTGCCATCTTCATGCTGGTGCCCCTGTGCTGGATGGCCAACAACATCATCTCCGACTTCTACAATCCGCAGGTGCCGGCCTCCCAGAAACGAGAGATCGGCGCGGCGCTCTACATCGGCTGGGCGGCCACCGCGATGCTGCTGATCGGAGGCAGCGTGCTCTGCTGCTCGTGTCCGGCTTCTGGAAACTCCGGGTACTCGGTGAAATATGCGCCCAGCAAAAGAGCAACGCCTAACGGGGACTATGACAAGAGGAATTATGTTTGA
- the cdc45 gene encoding cell division control protein 45 homolog, whose product MFVTDIRKEFYDVVVNQRVALLVSPDIDALCACKVLQALFHCDHVQYTLIPVTGWQDLGTVFMEHKDQYQYFVLINCGANVDLLETLQPEEDSVFFICDTHRPVDVVNVYNDTQIKLLIKQDDDLGVPSYDDIFRDDEENEDGDDSGNESDGSAEPSGKRRRYDEGALERRIERQRARREWEARRREILFDYEQYEFHGTSAALVMFELAWVMSKDTKDMLWWTIIGLTDQWVHDKIPHMKYVTDIATLQRHVSRHNHRNEDEENSLSIDCMRISFEYDLRLVLYQHWSLYESICNSCYTSCNLKLWSMNGQKKLQELLADMGLPLKQVRQKFNSMDMTIKENLREVIEESANKFGMKDIRVQTFGVHFGFKNRFLASDVVHAAAALLENVEKDETATDNFIKALDCLSRSNLERLHLGIDLAKKKLKAIQQTVASCICTNLILSQGPFLYCHLMEGTPDVKLFSKPLALTLLCKYLLKAFVCSTRNKRCKILPLIMASPLDVEKGTLMVLGIPPESDTSDKKNFFGRAFEKAAESTSSRTIHDHFDTSIIELKMEDRGKFLDALITLLS is encoded by the exons ATGTTTGTTACCGATATTCGAAAGGAATTTTATGACGTCGTCGTGAATCAG AGAGTGGCTCTGCTGGTGTCTCCTGATATTGACGCTCTCTGTGCCTGTAAAGTGTTGCAG GCTCTGTTTCATTGTGATCACGTCCAGTACACACTGATCCCAGTCACGGGATGGCAGGATCTTGGCACTGTTTTTATGGAACATAAAGATCAG TAtcagtattttgttttgattaacTGTGGGGCAAATGTGGACCTGCTGGAGACCCTTCAGCCTGAGGAAGACTCCGTTTTCTTCATCTGTGACACGCACAGACCTGTAGATGTGGTCAATGTCTACAATGACACTCAG ATTAAGCTCCTGATAAAACAAGACGATGATCTCGGGGTTCCGTCCTATGATGACATCTTCCGTGACGACGAGGAGAATGAAGACGGTGATGATTCTGGAAATGAGAGCGACGGAAGCGCAGAGCCTTCTGGGAAACGGCGGCGTTACGATGAG GGAGCTTTGGAGAGAAGAATCGAGCGGCAGCGTGCCAGACGTGAATGGGAAGCTCGCAG gAGAGAGATTCTGTTTGACTATGAGCAGTATGAGTTTCATGGAACATCA GCAGCACTTGTGATGTTTGAACTGGCGTGGGTCATGTCTAAAGACACCAAAGACATGCTGTG gtggacTATTATTGGCCTGACTGATCAGTGGGTTCACGATAAAATACCACA CATGAAGTATGTGACGGACATCGCTACTCTTCAGCGTCACGTGTCCCGTCACAATCACAGAAATGAGGATGAGGAGAACTCGCTCTCCATCGACTGCATGAGGATCTCTTTTGAATACGA TCTGAGGTTGGTGTTGTACCAGCACTGGTCTCTGTACGAGAGCATTTGTAACTCCTGTTACACCTCCTGCAACTTGAAGCTCTGGTCCATGAACGGCCAGAAGAAACTCCAGGAGTTACTGGCAGATATGGG TCTTCCACTCAAACAGGTGCGTCAGAAATTTAACTCTATGGACATGACCATCAAAGAAAACCTGCGCGAGGTCATTGAGGAATCCGCCAATAAATTTGG CATGAAAGACATTCGCGTCCAGACGTTTGGCGTACACTTTGGCTTCAAGAATCGCTTCCTGGCCAGCGATGTGGTTCACGCTGCTGCCGCCTTGCTGGAGAACGTGGAGAAGGACGAAACGGCGACGGACAACTTCATCAAAGCTCTGGACTGTCTGTCCAG GAGTAATCTGGAGCGGCTGCATCTAGGCATCGATCTGGCCAAGAAGAAATTAAAGGCCATTCAGCAGACGGTGGCGAGCTGTATCTGCACAAACCTCATACTGTCACAAGGACCTTTCCTCTACTGCCACCTGATGGAG GGAACGCCGGACGTGAAGCTGTTTTCTAAACCTCTGGCTTTAACTCTGCTCTGCAAATATCTGCTCAAAGCTTTTGTCTGCTCT ACGAGGAATAAGCGCTGTAAGATCCTGCCGTTGATAATGGCCTCTCCTCTGGATGTGGAGAAGGGTACACTGATGGTCCTGGGAATCCCACCGGAGTCAGACACTTCTGATAAGAAAAA TTTCTTCGGCAGGGCTTTTGAGAAGGCTGCCGAGAGCACCAGCTCCAGAACTATACATGATCATTTTGACACATCCA TTATTGAGCTGAAGATGGAGGACAGGGGGAAATTTTTGGATGCTCTCATCACCCTGCTGTCATAA
- the ufd1l gene encoding ubiquitin recognition factor in ER-associated degradation protein 1, which translates to MFSLNMFEPHVGRVFQNRFSTQYRCYSVSMLAGPNDRSDVEKGGKIIMPPSALDQLSRLNITYPMLFKLTNKNSDRMTHCGVLEFVADEGICYLPHWMMQNLLLEEGGLVQVESVNLMVATYSKFQPQSPDFLDITNPKAVLENALRNFACLTTGDVIAINYNEKIYELRVMETKPDKAVSIIECDMNVDFDAPLGYKEPERHMQHPEEPDEEEPDPSDYEMDMGFRAFTGSGNRLDGKKKGIEPSPAPIDPSDIKRGIPNYDFKIGRITFIRNSRQQPRKIESDDSASNFIAFSGEGQSLRKKGRKP; encoded by the exons ATG TTTTCCTTAAACATGTTTGAGCCTCATGTGGGTCGGGTCTTCCAGAACCGCTTCTCCACACAGTACCGCTGTTACTCTGTGTCCATGCTGGCTGGGCCCAATGACCGCTCTGATGTGGAGAAAGGAGGAAAGA TAATTATGCCTCCGTCTGCTCTGGACCAGCTGA GCAGACTTAACATCACATACCCCATGCTGTTCAAACTCACCAACAAGAATTCAGACAGAATGACTCACTGTGGAGTTCTGGAGTTTGTGGCGGATGAGGGCATCTGTTATCTCCCCCACTGG ATGATGCAGAACCTGTTGTTGGAAGAGGGGGGTTTGGTCCAGGTGGAGAGCGTCAACCTCATGGTGGCCACATACTCCAAATTTCAGCCCCAGAGTCCAGACTTCCTTGATATCACAAACCCCAAAGCTGT TTTAGAGAATGCTTTGAGGAATTTTGCCTGTTTGACCACAGGAGATGTGATTGCTATTAACTATAATGAAAAG ATCTATGAGTTACGAGTCATGGAGACCAAACCAGACAAGGCTGTGTCCATCATCGAGTGTGATATGAAT GTGGACTTTGATGCTCCTCTTGGTTATAAAGAACCAGAGAGACACATGCAGCATCCTGAAGAACCCGAT GAGGAGGAGCCAGATCCTAGCGACTATGAGATGGACATGGGCTTTAGA GCGTTTACAGGCTCTGGGAATCGTCTAGATGGAAAGAAGAAAGGCATTGAGCCCAGTCCAGCACCCATTGATCCCAGCGATATCAAACG TGGAATTCCTAACTATGATTTCAAAATCGGACGGATCACCTTCATTCGTAACTCCAGACAACAGCCCCGCAAAATAGAGTCG GATGATTCTGCGAGTAACTTCATCGCGTTTTCTGGTGAAGGACAGTCTCTGCGAAAGAAAGGCAGAAAACCCTAA
- the ciao1 gene encoding probable cytosolic iron-sulfur protein assembly protein ciao1, which produces MKALELLQRVSAHPDSRCWHVSWNPAGTLLASCGGDRAIRVWGKEGDSWVCKCVLADGHQRTVRKVAWSPCGKYLASASFDATTCIWKKTNDDFESLTVLEGHENEVKCVAWAPSGSLLATCSRDKSVWIWEVDEEDEYECVSVVNSHTQDVKHVVWHPTQEILASASYDDKVCIYKEEDDDWECRATLEGHASTVWSLTFDPEGHRLASCSDDRTVKIWKESTPGDGSSDESWKCVCTLSGFHGRTVYDVAWCRLTRALATACGDDGVRVFEEDVTADPEQPIFLLSAQMPKAHSQDVNCVAWNPKEPGLLATCSDNGELAIWKYSADT; this is translated from the exons ATGAAGGCATTAGAGCTTCTGCAGAGGGTAAGCGCGCACCCGGACTCGCGCTGTTGGCATGTCTCCTGGAATCCCGCGGGCACGCTGCTGGCGTCATGTGGCGGTGACCGGGCGATACGAGTGTGGGGTAAAGAAG GTGACAGTTGGGTGTGCAAGTGTGTTCTGGCTGATGGACATCAGCGGACGGTCAGAAAGGTGGCCTGGTCTCCCTGCGGGAAGTATCTGGCATCGGCCAGCTTTGATGCAACTACATGCATCTGGAAGAAGACCAATGATGATTTTGAG TCGCTTACAGTGTTGGAAGGCCATGAGAACGAGGTGAAGTGTGTGGCCTGGGCTCCATCCGGAAGCTTACTGGCCACCTGCAGCAGAGACAAAAGCGTGTGGATCTGGGAAG TGGATGAAGAGGACGAGTATGAGTGTGTAAGTGTGGTGAATTCACACACGCAGGATGTGAAGCATGTTGTTTGGCACCCCACACAGGAG ATTCTCGCTTCAGCCAGTTACGACGACAAggtgtgtatttataaagagGAAGACGACGACTGGGAGTGTCGAGCAACACTAGAAGGACACGCGTCCACAGTCTGGAGTCTGACCTTTGACCCTGAGGGACACCGATTGGCTTCGTGTAGTGACGACCGGACTGTGAAGATCTGGAAGGAGTCCACACCTGGAGATG GTTCATCAGATGAGTCTTggaagtgtgtgtgtacttTGTCTGGGTTTCATGGGAGAACAGTGTATGATGTCGCATG GTGTCGTCTGACCCGGGCTTTGGCCACAGCATGTGGTGATGATGGAGTCCGTGTGTTTGAAGAGGATGTCACTGCTGATCCAGAGCAGCCCATCTTCCTCCTGTCGGCCCAAATGCCCAAAGCTCACAGTCAGGATGTCAACTGCGTGGCCTGGAATCCAAAGGAGCCGGGACTCCTCGCTACCTGCAGTGATAACGGAGAACTTGCTATCTGGAAATACAGCGCTGACACCTGA
- the gatd3l gene encoding ES1 protein, mitochondrial has product MLASRALLAKQTAAVLLRRPACLMHHGGDWGNWGNTNVAVVFSGCGWWDGTDVHEATYTMYHLSRNGARFQIFAPNQQQMHVMDHVRMQPASSDNRNMMIESARFSHGQGMTQMKDLSKLDVNSFDAVIFPGGHGIVKNLSTFNKDGKDCKLNNDVERILKEFHRARKPIGLASMAPLLACRVLPNLEITMGYERDESSRWGRWPNTNMVQAVKSMGARHNNREPYEAHVDEKNKVISTPTFMWETDYHYHYIFDGIGNMVKHVMRMTAK; this is encoded by the exons ATGTTGGCATCACGGGCACTCCTTGCCAAGCAAACTGCGGCTGTGCTGTTGCGCCGGCCCGCATGTCTGATGCACCATGGGGGAGACTGGGGCAACTGGGGCAATACCAACGTGGCTGTG GTTTTCTCAGGCTGTGGTTGGTGGGACGGAACTGACGTCCATGAGGCCACCTA CACAATGTATCATCTGAGCCGTAATGGAGCACGTTTCCAGATCTTTGCACCCAACCAGCAGCAGATGCACGTTATGGACCACGTGAGGATGCAGCCGGCATCTAGCGACAACAG AAACATGATGATTGAATCGGCTCGATTCAGTCACGGTCAGGGCATGACGCAGATGAAGGATCTGTCTAAACTCGATGTCAACAGTTTCGATGCCGTCATCTTCCCTGGAGGCCACGGGATAGTCAAGAACCT GTCCACCTTCAACAAAGACGGCAAAGACTGTAAGCTGAACAATGACGTGGAGAGGATTCTGAAGGAATTCCATCGCGCTCGCAAACCCATCGG TCTGGCCAGCATGGCTCCTCTCCTGGCCTGCCGAGTGCTGCCCAATCTGGAGATCACGATGGGTTACGAGCGCGACGAAAGCAGCCGCTGGGGTCGCTGGCCCAACACCAACATGGTGCAAGCGGTGAAGAGCATGGGCGCCCGTCACAACAACCGCGAACCTTAT GAGGCTCATGTGGACGAGAAGAACAAGGTGATCAGCACTCCGACCTTCATGTGGGAGACAGACTATCATTATCATTACATCTTTGACGGTATCGGAAACATGGTCAAACACGTCATGCGTATGACTGCCAAGTGA
- the LOC130568565 gene encoding coiled-coil domain-containing protein 74B isoform X2 — MSTSNLPPLRNLPSWSRVRDLDRVRYPRLLSSDCVVRCPSVNIKSPKAAARPCVDEDGRRVTSLQKDILFLQQQHKDTLERLHAEIEHLKRVNKDSIRSNSDSSKSSSKEKNSQCRSISSEEEREEAAGSAVTSLLPLRITCSPSQHPRTPTLSECEVIIRQLHHANISQYQELVQVKNILRDGVLNKKKSSAEAVSLACCLCDNTRTDAYQHFPKLPLKPLPKKQHRSQSNRGETLEKFLPAIKRNFSSTMSERQRKAQDVHKMRFRRTVNS; from the exons ATGTCCACCAGCAATCTGCCGCCCTTGAGAAACTTACCCAGCTGGTCCAGGGTCAGAGATCTGGACAGGGTGAGATACCCCAGACTTCTGTCTAGCGACTGTGTGGTCAGATGTCCATCTGTGAACATCAAGAGTCCAAAAGCAGCTGCTCGGCCCTGTGTGGATGAAGATGGGAGACGCGTCACATCTCTGCAGAAAGACATTCTGTTCCTTCAACAACAACATAAAGACACGCTGGAGAGACTGCATGCTGAAATCGAACATCTGAAGCGTGTTAATAAAG ATTCTATCCGGTCCAACAGTGACTCCTCCAAATCCAGCAGCAAGGAGAAGAATTCTCAGTGTCGATCCATTAG CTCTGAGGAGGAGCGCGAGGAGGCCGCGGGGTCTGCCGTCACATCTCTGCTTCCTCTGAGGATCACCTGCAGTCCGTCTCAGCATCCTCGCACCCCGACCCTGAGCGAGTGTGAGGTCATCATCCGTCAGCTTCATCACGCCAACATCTCACAGTATCAGGAG CTTGTGCAGGTCAAGAATATTCTCAGAGACGGTGTGTTGAACAAAAAGAAATCGTCCGCTGAAGCTGTTTCTCTCGCATGCTGTCTCTGTGACAACACCAG GACTGATGCTTATCAACATTTTCCAAAGCTACCTCTCAAACCACTGCCGAAAAAACA ACATCGCAGCCAGAGCAACAGAGGAGAAACTTTGGAGAAATTTCTGCCAGCCATCAAACGCAACTTCAGCAGCACCATGTCAGAACGGCAAAGAAAAGCTCAAGACGTGCACAAGATGCGTTTTAGAAGAACTGTGAACTCCTAA
- the tmem127 gene encoding transmembrane protein 127, producing MYAVPPGTAVPGNRRRRAGTALPKQPERSLASALPGALSITALCTALAEPAWLRVHGGSCPRQELGVTDVLGYIDEKLIEDFCINSQSVLLFRVIAAFCFLGILCSLTAFLLDVFGPKHPALKITRRYAFAHILTVLQCATVIGFCYWASELILSLQQQHKKYHGSLIYVTFAISFYLVAGAGGASILATAANLLRHYPTEEEEQALELLSEMEDSNETYPVDYDIANQFQPPPAYTP from the exons ATGTACGCCGTACCTCCGGGAACAGCTGTGCCAGGAAACCGAAGAAGGCGGGCGGGCACGGCTCTACCCAAACAGCCAGAGCGGAGCCTGGCGTCTGCGCTGCCCGGGGCTCTCTCCATCACTGCACTGTGTACGGCTCTAGCAGAACCAGCCTGGCTCCGTGTTCACGGAGGAAGCTGCCCCAGACAAGAGCTCGGTGTCACTGACGTCTTGGGATACATCGATGAGAAACTTATTGAGG ATTTCTGCATCAACTCTCAGTCTGTTCTACTCTTTAGGGTCATTGCTGCTTTCTGTTTCTTGGGTATTCTGTGCAGCTTGACCGCATTTCTGCTGGATGTTTTTGGACCCAAACATCCAGCTCTGAAGATCACACGCAGATACGCCTTCGCTCACATTCTCACAG TGCTCCAGTGTGCCACGGTGATCGGTTTCTGCTACTGGGCCTCTGAACTCATCCTGTCCCTGCAACAGCAACACAAGAAGTATCACGGTTCGCTCATCTACGTCACGTTTGCCATCAGCTTCTACCTGGTGGCCGGTGCTGGCGGAGCTTCAATTTTAGCCACAGCGGCCAACCTGCTCCGTCATTACCCCACCGAGGAGGAGGAGCAAGCGCTGGAGCTCCTGTCAGAGATGGAGGACAGCAATGAAACATACCCGGTTGACTACGACATCGCCAACCAGTTTCAGCCTCCACCTGCGTACACACCCTGA